TAAGCCGTGTAAATAACAGCACCGGCTCCGGCAGCCAATGAAGATGCAACAAGCATGGCTTCAGCAGCTCGTGCTATACCTGAAATCAAATCGCCTCTAATTGTATCTCTAATTGCATTGGTCATTGCAAGACCGGGAAGCAGCGGCATTATTCCGCCGACAATAATGTAATTATAATTTCCTATTCCCGAAAGCGTAGTAACTGTAATGGCAGTGAAAGCTAATACAGCTCCTGACATAATATTTGAGAAAAACTGATACGACTGAAGTTCTTCAAATCCTTTCGATATGGCGGAAATCAAAATTCCGGTTAAAAACGCAACCATAAACTCGAATGCACCGCCTCCGAAAAGCACCGTAAAAAAAGCGGAAGAAACTCCGGTATACAATAGCGGATATTTATATTGATCGACGCGGTTGCTGCTAATATTTTCTAATTCTTTCAGTGCATCGTTCAATGAAATGGAATATGAAGCTATTTGTCTGGATATATTGTTTACATCATTAATTTTTTGGAGGTTTATAGTTCTTTTTCTTATTCTTTTTACAATTGTATAGTGATCATCTCCGTT
Above is a window of Sedimentibacter sp. MB35-C1 DNA encoding:
- a CDS encoding threonine/serine exporter family protein, translated to MLKVNANVLLKVIKLSAQITLENGGETYRAEETIKFICKAFKVKEIDAIATPTGFYLTVSINGDDHYTIVKRIRKRTINLQKINDVNNISRQIASYSISLNDALKELENISSNRVDQYKYPLLYTGVSSAFFTVLFGGGAFEFMVAFLTGILISAISKGFEELQSYQFFSNIMSGAVLAFTAITVTTLSGIGNYNYIIVGGIMPLLPGLAMTNAIRDTIRGDLISGIARAAEAMLVASSLAAGAGAVIYTAYSVGFLGI